The DNA sequence ATCAGGCCAGCCATCTTTTGACGAGCTATTTTCAGTAATTTTTAGTGAGATTTGTTGAGTATCTTGGTTAGCTGTGAAAGATGTTGGAGTCACAGCAAGTTTAAATCCAGCAATTGCGGCTACTGCAATATTCCAAGTATTTCCGTCTTTTGGTACTTCTACAGTAATTGAAGAGTTACTCTTAATATCAACTTCTTTAGTATCACCATTTTCGTTAGTTAGTGTAAGAGTTGTTGCTTTATCTTTTGGCAGGCCTTCTACTGCTATCGAAATACTCTCGGTAGGAACCTGTTTCTTAGCAAATGTAACATCAACTGCTGTTGTATTAAAATTAGTAACAGTTATAGCGTAAGTCTTGCTAGGAGTATAGTTATAACCATTAGTTGTAAAACTACCTATAGTAAGAGTATAGCCTGTACCACTTTCAGATGAAGGGATATGATCTAAAGTTGTAGAGTCATTGATTTTAAGATTGCCATTACTAACAACGTTTCCATTGGTATCTTTAAGAGTATACGTAGCTGTAGGGTTGCCTGTTACTTCCGCTGAGGCATTTATTTTGATAGATCCTTCTTCGGCAGGCTTAGGAGCTGTGTATTCTATATTGACTGTTTTAGAGGCATTTTTAGCAAGAGTGAATGAGGCTGGTGTAGCAGAACCTGTAGCACCATCAATAGCTGGTACACTTACTGTTAAATCTGAGCTATTTCCAACTACAACTTCTAGATTAGTAGTAGAACCCCATTTAGCATTAGTTGATTCTGCTATTTTTTGACCATCTTTTAGGATCTGAACATCTGCTAATTTGTCTTTTGCGATGAAGTCAGGTTTTGCAGGTAGTACTATTGAGACAGTTGCTTTACCTTGTTCAGTTACAGGTCCTTCATTTTTCCATACCCCCCATTGTCCAGATTGGCCAGGATTTTCTCCGCGTGTCCACCATTTAGCAGTATATAAGTTACCATTATATATAGCTTGAGAAGGTTTGGATTTGTCGCTTGGATTGTATACAGTATTCGCATCCCATTGTTGTACTGAATCACCAGGATTTACTGGGTCTGGTGTAGGAGTCGGTTCCGGAGTTGGCTCTGGTGTAGGCTCCGGAGTCGGAGATGGATCATTACCAATAACATCCCAAGCATCAGAACCATATGTTCCACTAGGCTTATATGCAGCAATTTGACACCAACCAGAAGCTGGCCAGCCTTTACACTTATATGTTTTGCCACCATCAGTTACTTGAGAGCCTGCAACATATGACTTTAGGTTTGCAGTAGACCAAGCATCAGTAGCATTAGCTATT is a window from the Francisella salimarina genome containing:
- a CDS encoding glycosyl hydrolase family 18 protein, with protein sequence MKNKLKLTPTMVCALIGIGSFSIANATDAWSTANLKSYVAGSQVTDGGKTYKCKGWPASGWCQIAAYKPSGTYGSDAWDVIGNDPSPTPEPTPEPTPEPTPTPDPVNPGDSVQQWDANTVYNPSDKSKPSQAIYNGNLYTAKWWTRGENPGQSGQWGVWKNEGPVTEQGKATVSIVLPAKPDFIAKDKLADVQILKDGQKIAESTNAKWGSTTNLEVVVGNSSDLTVSVPAIDGATGSATPASFTLAKNASKTVNIEYTAPKPAEEGSIKINASAEVTGNPTATYTLKDTNGNVVSNGNLKINDSTTLDHIPSSESGTGYTLTIGSFTTNGYNYTPSKTYAITVTNFNTTAVDVTFAKKQVPTESISIAVEGLPKDKATTLTLTNENGDTKEVDIKSNSSITVEVPKDGNTWNIAVAAIAGFKLAVTPTSFTANQDTQQISLKITENSSSKDGWPDRVVVGYVKGYNSTWYSQPDTTNQMISTALDRGYNVLVYAFIGQDTDGTVFFDSPFEVDNMQLKWEDSLIAQLPTQMETIHQKGGIALIAIGGGVNFFRPDMSGEKAVSAGKAMGKFIAEHNFDGLDIDVEHPVGSAKIDANFLRYIEATRAEYKNITGKDMYLTAAPQIQGWYGSGQWASGSAKFAEPMYTQNFVNNAHFDAFFIQTYNQYGGANFSGLKGQDVGFLTKTFELLSPQTRDKMPGVPADAFYVPEETKIVLGVPNFKDPSVSESEYRTGTCLATAECSGSGLYKPADITKDITNGGLGNYSQYGGVMTWILNSDDYQGWTWVDGIKGVAYN